Proteins encoded by one window of Alphaproteobacteria bacterium SS10:
- a CDS encoding phosphoribosylanthranilate isomerase, translating to MGKVRVKICCIKNPEEMQLAIELGADALGLVGAMPSGPGVIDDQMAAQIAGMASPPISTFLLTSETTGRGIKNHVDQVHPSTVQIVSHIDVAAYAELDQHLPRHHVKRVQVIHVEDDQALDLIDLYAPHVDAFLLDSGKPSATTPELGGTGRVHDWDISAEFVRRSPLPVFLAGGLKPENVGEAIRKVRPFGLDLCSGVRTDDQLDRQKLTAFMDAVRAAEAAEMG from the coding sequence ATGGGTAAGGTCAGGGTCAAAATCTGCTGCATCAAAAACCCCGAGGAAATGCAGCTGGCGATTGAACTAGGTGCGGATGCGTTGGGGCTGGTGGGCGCCATGCCTTCGGGACCAGGGGTCATCGATGACCAAATGGCGGCACAGATCGCCGGGATGGCATCGCCGCCAATATCAACCTTCCTTCTGACTTCTGAGACCACCGGGCGGGGCATTAAGAACCATGTGGATCAGGTGCACCCCAGCACGGTGCAAATCGTCAGCCATATCGATGTGGCTGCCTATGCAGAACTCGACCAGCACCTCCCCCGCCATCACGTAAAGCGAGTGCAGGTAATCCATGTTGAGGATGACCAGGCGCTCGACCTAATCGATCTCTACGCACCGCATGTTGATGCGTTCCTGCTGGATAGCGGTAAGCCATCCGCCACAACGCCAGAGCTGGGCGGCACGGGCCGTGTTCATGATTGGGATATAAGTGCCGAGTTTGTGCGCCGATCACCGCTGCCAGTGTTCCTGGCTGGCGGCCTGAAGCCAGAGAATGTGGGCGAGGCGATTAGAAAGGTCCGCCCATTTGGCCTGGACCTATGTTCGGGTGTCCGGACCGATGATCAGCTCGATCGGCAAAAGCTTACCGCCTTTATGGATGCGGTAAGGGCAGCAGAAGCAGCAGAAATGGGTTGA